One Plasmodium cynomolgi strain B DNA, chromosome 12, whole genome shotgun sequence genomic region harbors:
- a CDS encoding hypothetical protein (putative) → MTTQKADEQMRGEGGHHRSEKKEDAGEQVEEGKLEEHDTGSDVYAILEDQPEKEKEKKTLKGKITELEKTINKKIVQLQKELNESKQNRKTQDLDFSEILREFKNEITQKINQVTQPTISGVVVLSGLEGPNCESHSTPC, encoded by the exons ATGACCACGCAGAAGGCAGACGAGCAGATgcgaggggagggggggcacCACAGGTcagagaagaaggaagacgCGGGGGAACAAGTAGAGGAAGGAAAGCTCGAGGAACACGACACAGGTAGCGATGTCTATGCCATCTTGGAAGACCAaccagaaaaagaaaaagaaaaaaaaacactcaaggggaaaattacagaattagaaaaaacaataaataaaaaaatcgttcAACTACAAAAGGAGCTAAATGAATCGAAGCAGAACAGAAAGACACAGGATTTGGATTTTTCAGAAATTTTGAGAGAATTCAAAAATGAGATAACTCAGAAGATCAACCAAGTGACCCAG ccaaCTATTAGCGGGGTAGTGGTCCTGTCAGGCTTAGAG GGACCAAACTGCGAGAGTCACTCCACACCCTGCTGA
- a CDS encoding lactate/malate dehydrogenase (putative), with product MTSVKHPKISVLGAGDIGCTLAHMICEKNLGDVVLHDFRKDLPKGRALDILHTRPLNRSRINILGTNEITDIKDSLVVVVTIEVSEREFAEFDEEDIERQVYTSNVKLLKEVSKSIKKHCPQAFVVVTTNPVDCMAKVLQEHANIPSHKICGMAGVLHSARLRHNLAEKLRVNPGDVQGFVIGAHGDKMVPLPRYCCVNGIPLHDFTKKGAITEKEISQIVEKTRNTGLELLELLPEGSVCFAPSLAIVEIIEAYLKDLKRVLVCSVPLNGQYGHKGVFAGIPVVIGGKGIEKIIELDLNAQEKELFDDSLKHISYLFENYKHEAVVEEEAKPN from the exons ATGACCTCAGTTAAGCACCCGAAGATAAGCGTCCTCGGCGCAGGAGATATTGGCTGCACCCTGGCTCACATgatttgcgaaaaaaatctGGGCGACGTGGTTCTGCACGATTTCAGAAAGG ACCTGCCCAAGGGAAGAGCCCTGGACATCCTACACACACGCCCCCTGAACCGATCCAGAATTAACATCCTGGGGACGAATGAAATTACTGACATTAAGGACTCTCTAGTGGTGGTGGTGACGATAGAGGTATCAGAGAGAGAGTTCGCAGAGTTTGATGAAGAAGATATAGAAAGACAGGTCTACACATCAAACGTTAAGCTACTGAAGGAGGTCTCCAAGTCCATTAAGAAGCATTGCCCCCAAGCCTTTGTCGTGGTCACTACCAACCCAGTTGATTGCATGGCTAAAGTGTTACAGGAGCATGCCAACATACCTTCTCATAAAATCTGTGGCATGGCTGGCGTTTTGCACAGCGCGAGGCTTAGACACAACTTGGCGGAGAAGCTCAGG GTAAACCCCGGAGACGTCCAAGGATTCGTCATAGGAGCCCACGGAGACAAGATGGTCCCCCTGCCACGATACTGCTGCGTGAATGGAATCCCATTGCACGACTTCACCAAGAAGGGAGCCATCACGGAGAAAGAGATTAGTCAAATCGTGGAGAAGACAAGAAACACAGGCTTGGAGTTACTCGAATTGTTGCCAGAAGGATCGGTTTGTTTTGCGCCTTCCTTAGCCATTGTGGAAATTATTGAGGCTTATTTGAAGGACTTGAAGAGAGTGTTGGTATGTTCGGTGCCACTGAATGGCCAGTATGGCCACAAGGGAGTCTTTGCAGGTATCCCTGTGGTCATTGGAGGCAAGGGAATCGAGAAAATCATTGAGCTAGACTTAAATGCACAAGAAAAGGAGCTCTTTGACGACTCACTAAAACATATTAGCTACTTGTTCGAGAACTACAAACACGAGGCGGtcgtggaggaggaagccaAGCCAAACTAG
- a CDS encoding phosphoribosylpyrophosphate synthetase (putative), protein TAKWYKKSKFFGQGNYERTLAVLLSSSVVYYCTLRDEEKRKEFKSHVKNVKKDLSTLLQWRQTDNGRNEVLFRSKTMSFCDSNKKGFRHPLWRSEEKRPIEKMENAILFSGSSNPLLSKNIADHLGTILGRVHLKRFADGEVSMQFLESIRGKDVYIIQPTCPPVNENLIELLLMISTCRRASAKKITAVIPYYGYARQDRKLSSRVPISAADVARMIEAMGVDRVVAIDLHSGQIQGFFGPRVPVDNLEAQLIGLDYFTKKDLYKPVIVSPDAGGVYRARKFQDGLNHRGVGECGIAMLIKQRTKPNEIEKMDLVGNVYDSDVIIVDDMIDTSGTLCEAAKQLKKHGARRVFAFATHGLFSGPAIDRIENSPLEEVVVTDTVKSNKNIDSCKKITKLSVSVLVADAIRRIHQKESLNDLFNIKG, encoded by the coding sequence ACAGCAAAGTGGTACAAGAAAAGCAAGTTTTTTGGTCAGGGCAATTACGAAAGGACACTAGCTGTGCTGTTGAGCAGCAGCGTTGTTTATTATTGCACACTGAGAGATGAGGAGAAGAGAAAAGAGTTCAAATCTCAtgtcaaaaatgtaaagaaggACTTAAGTACACTCCTCCAATGGAGACAAACCGATAATGGAAGAAATGAAGTTCTATTCAGAAGTAAAACTATGTCCTTCTGCGatagcaacaaaaaaggattccGTCATCCTTTGTGGAGATCAGAAGAGAAAAGGCCcatcgaaaaaatggaaaatgcaATCCTCTTTAGTGGTTCTTCCAATCCTTTATTgagtaaaaatatagcaGATCATTTGGGGACTATACTAGGTAGAGTGCATCTGAAGAGATTCGCAGATGGGGAAGTGTCCATGCAGTTTTTGGAGAGTATCCGAGGTAAGGACGTCTACATTATACAACCAACATGTCCACCAGttaatgaaaatttgatTGAGTTGTTACTTATGATTTCTACATGTAGAAGAGCTTCTGCAAAGAAAATCACAGCAGTGATCCCATACTATGGGTATGCAAGACAAGACAGAAAATTAAGTTCCAGAGTCCCCATATCAGCAGCTGATGTTGCTAGGATGATAGAAGCTATGGGAGTCGATCGTGTTGTTGCTATCGATTTACATTCGGGACAAATACAGGGATTTTTTGGACCTAGGGTACCAGTAGATAATCTAGAAGCTCAACTGATAGGATTAGATTACTTCACAAAGAAGGACCTCTATAAGCCTGTTATTGTCTCTCCAGATGCAGGAGGAGTATATCGAGCAAGGAAATTCCAGGACGGATTAAATCATAGGGGAGTAGGTGAGTGTGGAATTGCTATGCTAATCAAACAAAGAACCAAACCAAATGAAATTGAGAAAATGGATTTAGTTGGAAATGTATACGATTCTGATGTTATTATAGTAGATGATATGATTGATACTTCTGGGACGTTGTGTGAAGCTGCTAAGCAATTGAAGAAGCATGGTGCGAGGAGAGTGTTCGCTTTCGCTACACATGGACTTTTTTCTGGACCTGCTATTGACCGGATTGAGAACTCTCCCCTGGAGGAGGTCGTCGTGACGGACACTGTCAAGTCGAACAAGAATATCGACAGCTGTAAGAAAATCACCAAATTGAGTGTCTCTGTGCTCGTGGCCGACGCGATTAGGCGCATCCACCAGAAGGAGTCGCTCAACGATCTGTTCAACATCAAGGGG
- a CDS encoding U6 snRNA-associated Sm-like protein LSm6 (putative) → MSSNSPKDFVESLKGRVVIVRLNNGSDFKGILACLDERMNVALEQTEEFFEGEFIESYYDAFIRGNNVFYIRAIDDE, encoded by the coding sequence ATGAGCTCCAACTCGCCTAAGGACTTTGTGGAGAGCCTGAAGGGACGAGTCGTCATAGTGCGACTGAACAACGGGTCCGACTTCAAGGGTATTCTGGCCTGCCTGGATGAACGAATGAACGTCGCGCTGGAGCAAACCGAGGAGTTCTTCGAAGGAGAGTTCATTGAGAGCTACTACGATGCCTTCATTCGCGGCAACAACGTGTTTTACATACGGGCCATCGACGATGAGtag
- a CDS encoding lactate dehydrogenase (putative): protein MAPKPKIVLVGSGMIGGVMATLIVQKNLGDVVMFDVVKNMPQGKALDTSHSNVMAYSNCKVTGSNSYEDLKGADLVIVTAGFTKAPGKSDKEWNRDDLLPLNNKIMIEIGGHIKNLCPNAFIIVVTNPVDVMVQLLFEHSGVPKNKIIGLGGVLDTSRLKYYLSQKLNVCPRDVNALIVGAHGNKMVLLKRYITVGGIPLQEFINNKKITDEEVEAIFNRTINTALEIVNLLASPYVAPAAAIIEMAESYLKDIKKVLVCSTLLEGQYGHSNIFGGTPLVIGGTGVEQVIELQLNAEEKAKFDEAVAETKRMKALV from the coding sequence atggctCCTAAACCCAAAATCGTCCTTGTTGGATCTGGTATGATCGGAGGTGTGATGGCTACCCTCATTGTACAGAAGAACTTAGGTGATGTTGTTATGTTTGATGTTGTGAAGAACATGCCCCAAGGAAAAGCATTAGATACGTCACACTCTAATGTGATGGCGTATTCGAATTGCAAAGTGACAGGATCGAATTCATATGAGGATTTGAAGGGAGCCGACTTGGTAATTGTAACTGCTGGTTTTACTAAAGCACCAGGGAAGAGTGACAAGGAATGGAACCGAGATGATCTACTACCACTTAATAACAAAATCATGATTGAAATTGGAGGACATATAAAGAATCTCTGTCCTAATGCCTTCATCATAGTCGTGACCAACCCTGTGGATGTAATGGTGCAGTTACTCTTTGAGCATTCCGGAGTACCAAAAAATAAGATCATTGGGTTAGGTGGAGTTTTAGATACATCTAGGTTGAAGTACTACCTTTCGCAAAAATTGAATGTCTGCCCAAGAGATGTTAATGCACTCATTGTCGGTGCacatggaaataaaatggtGCTTCTAAAAAGGTACATCACTGTTGGAGGTATTCCACTGCAagaatttattaataacaaaaaaattactgatGAAGAAGTAGAGGCCATATTTAATAGAACAATCAACACTGCTTTGGAGATCGTGAACCTGCTTGCTTCTCCCTATGTTGCCCCTGCTGCTGCTATTATCGAAATGGCGGAGTCGTAtttaaaagatataaaaaaggtcCTTGTGTGTTCCACTTTACTGGAGGGACAATATGGTCATAGCAATATCTTTGGTGGTACTCCTCTCGTTATCGGAGGCACCGGAGTTGAGCAGGTCATCGAGTTGCAACTCAATGCAGAGGAGAAAGCCAAGTTTGATGAAGCTGTAGCGGAGACCAAAAGAATGAAGGCGCTCGTTTAA
- a CDS encoding dihydrofolate synthase/folylpolyglutamate synthase (putative), whose amino-acid sequence MASGKGESATQRYAECLAKLYQTHSLKLGLERTKQLSECFDNPGDTYQTVHVAGTNGKGSVSYKISMCLKVRSYTVGLFTSPHVLSIRERIKVNDECISEEDFVHLVEEIWRKSEQLDVKPTFFEIVTLVAYLFFKSKKVDYAVVETGIGGRLDATNILKKPELVVITSIGYDHQELLGTQLNSICDEKMGIIKEGTHVVIGPSVSIYKNIFKRAKDLNCVLKVVPPEPRGESFDEENTRIATEALKMLKVDVSLDPILKSVICVKPPLRMQYLAIEQIQHVKKKIFASSGAGEKVASWLEGAGKGGSPGGNLYTRGTIPLIVKNAFLESCKDNSILLFCGTFFMFDEVLPVFDIHSGRTRREQTRPGKPNARDRASGRDRSRAAHYSPVNF is encoded by the exons ATGGCAagcggaaaaggggaaagcgcAACGCAAAGGTACGCAGAGTGCCTGGCAAAGCTATATCAAACGCACTCGCTAAAGCTGGGACTAGAAAGGACGAAACAGCTAAGCGAGTGCTTCGACAACCCAGGGGATACCTACCAGACGGTTCATGTGGCTGGCACGAATGGAAAAGGATCCGTGTCCTACAAAATAAGTATGTGTTTAAAAGTGCGCAGCTATACAGTGGGTCTCTTTACATCACCACATGTACTCTCCATTCGAGAAAGGATTAAAGTGAATGATGAGTGTATAAGTGAGGAGGACTTTGTCCATCTCGTTGAAgaaatttggagaaaatcAGAACAGCTGGACGTAAAGCCAACCTTTTTTGAAATCGTAACATTGGTTGCATATCTGTTTTTTAAGTCGAAGAAGGTAGATTATGCAGTGGTAGAGACAGGGATTGGAGGTCGCCTAGATGcaacaaatattttgaaaaaaccCGAGTTAGTTGTTATCACTTCCATCGGTTACGATCATCAGGAGTTGTTAGGAACTCAGCTGAATTCTAtttgtgatgaaaaaatggggataaTTAAGGAAGGCACACATGTAGTCATAGGTCCATCTGTCTcgatatacaaaaatatattcaagaGAGCCAAGGACTTGAACTGTGTGCTCAAGGTCGTTCCACCAGAACCTCGTGGAGAGTCCTTTGATGAGGAAAACACAAGAATAGCAACAGAGGCGCTGAAGATGCTAAAAGTGGACGTTTCTTTAGATCCCATTTTGAAATCCGTTATCTGTGTTAAGCCTCCACTAAGGATGCAGTACCTTGCTATTGAACAGATTCAacatgtgaagaagaaaatttttgcgTCTTCTGGAGC CGGAGAGAAGGTGGCTTCTTGGCTGGAAGGCGCCGGCAAGGGGGGCTCTCCGGGAGGCAACCTCTACACACGTG GCACCATCCCCCTGATTGTGAAAAACGCCTTCCTGGAGAGCTGCAAGGACAACTCCATTTTACTTTTCTGTGGAACCTTTTTCATGTTCGATGAAGTTTTGCCTGTCTTTGATATCCACTCGG GGCGAACCAGGCGAGAACAGACGAGACCGGGCAAGCCCAACGCGAGGGACAGGGCCAGCGGTAGGGACAGGAGCAGGGCCGCTCATTATTCCCCCGTCAATTTCTAA
- a CDS encoding VAMP-like protein YKT62 (putative), whose translation MNDFPGALPSSERSSKVALYAILIYKHDASKPVFLSSAVDLSSFPFFHRSSLKEHIYFHSRLVCSRTPKGNREVIELESGIGHLHVYTNKDTNVSVLVLSTKTYPLRIAFGLIDATQRLFHQKCRNKYEHVTQDLMEGALFSTDLQELLKKYQNPSEADKLSRVQKDLDEVKDVMLKNIDDLLQRGEKLDDLMKKSQDLSNSSYQFYRCVPSGVAAGAEADAAMSSEQAKKNNQCCKLY comes from the exons atGAACGACTTCCCAGGCGCCCTGCCCAGCAGCGAGCGCTCGAGCAAAGTTGCGCTGTATGCGATCCTGATTTACAAGCACGATGCGTCCAAGCCAGTATTCCTCTCCTCGGCAGTGGACCTCTcgtccttccccttctttcaCCGCTCCTCCCTGAAGGAGCACATATATTTCCACTCCAGATTGGTATGTAGTAGGACGCCCAAAGGAAACAGAGAAGTCATCGAATTGGAGTCAGGAATTGGCCATCTCCACGTTTACACCAATAAGGATACCAATGTCAGTGTATTAGTCCTGTCGACCAAGACATACCCTCTACGAATAGCCTTCGGGCTCATTGACGCTACACAGAGACTGTTCCAtcaaaaatgcagaaataaATACGAGCATGTAACGCAGGATTTAATGGAGGGGGCTCTATTCTCTACCGATTTGCAAGAGCTGTTAAAAAAGTACCAAAATCCATCGGAGGCGGATAAATTATCAAGAGTACAGAAGGACCTAGATGAAGTGAAAGACgtgatgttaaaaaatattgatgatTTATTACAGCGGGGGGAGAAGCTCGATGATCTTATGAAGAAGAGTCAGGACTTGTCCAACTCTTCATACCAGTTTTACAGGTGCGTCCCGTCGGGGGTAGCAGCGGGAGCGGAAGCGGACGCGGCTATGTCGTCAGA GCAAGCTAAGAAGAACAACCAATGCTGCAAGCTGTActga
- a CDS encoding hypothetical protein (putative) — MNSYRKHSASFYVLDAAAYGGDFSALWRDLEFAPTEDIVIISVKNDSRDNHLRTAIKAKLEQRACRNGEHMLYDAHEQYELVDPNFQFEGNSFMLMVRVELRNDIKQVHCKSVQLRYLEENVRFGTTQSRGKRKEYHPTPPDQQNSHDMVRHIYVYPYKGIVQKNEQKKINLNIYVDHMLKTDQVVKGSFILIIRIQKDGKDIKQIFFTCKYSLRNNIVSALLREDLPLVRGLGSSNRTSVKGRSWSSRTTTITTTTTGRTNMSLHSRSRRNSLWSSKFTKRLEETKGRPFLPVNVTKFVLYSFFAIDRYERELLSRVGTPLEGVLPSQEADQPLHLLGLSNVRTDHLVYCSSPAFSFSTSLQGENKKGVHCNLNYNWKKHFFCVQYPQQKYMDENFFLQNGYMQKSKGERQHLEGDILLQVHYLVGQLQNNGKVDRPIYVATILLLWEELLTVLTPPLGTFAKVTQLVRRIHKNPRLRERKKMHSIFRVIVKHSPSVLYKNFFFILLSFLKKLFFYFVRVCLHDFGVSMRGTQIQRGHMRGTQIQRGHMRGTQIQRGHMSGGPFGKYYSPLATPAQVGPPPPSFSLFLRSFHFFYVSFLSYVSTFFLSFLDHQIALDLAHYLLFHA, encoded by the exons atgaacagctaCAGGAAACACTCCGCGTCGTTCTACGTCCTGGACGCTGCTGCATACGGCGGGGACTTTTCCGCGCTGTGGAGAGACCTGGAGTTCGCCCCCACGGAGGACATCGTCATAATAAG CGTAAAGAATGACTCGAGGGACAACCACCTTAGGACGGCCATTAAAGCAAAGCTAGAACAACGCGCATGTCGAAATGGTGAGCACATGCTGTATGATGCGCATGAGCAGTACGAACTGGTGGATCCCAATTTCCAATTTGAAGGAAACTCATTTATGCTTATGGTTAGAGTAGAGCTGCGCAACGACATCAAGCAGGTGCACTGCAAAAGTGTTCAGTTGCGC TACCTCGAGGAAAACGTCCGTTTTGGGACCACCCAGTCGAGAGGAAAGAGAAAGGAATATCATCCCACACCTCCTGACCAACAAAACAGTCACGACATGGTGAGGCACATCTACGTGTATCCCTACAAAGGGATCgtacagaaaaatgaacagaaaaaaattaacctcAACATCTACGTAGATCATATGCTAAAAACAGATCAGGTTGTAAAAGGGTCcttcattttaataatacGGATTCAAAAGGATGGGAAGGATATTaaacagattttttttacctgcaaGTACTCTCTTAGGAACAACATCGTGAGTGCACTTCTTCGGGAAGACCTCCCCTTGGTGAGAGGACTCGGGAGTAGTAATCGCACCTCAGTGAAGGGGAGGAGTTGGTCCAGTAGAACCACCACCatcaccaccaccaccacggGGAGGACAAATATGAGCTTGCATAGTAGGAGTAGACGAAACAGCTTGTGGAGTTCCAAATTTACGAAACGGTTGGAGGAGACAAAAGGGAGACCCTTCCTGCCAGTTAATGTAACCAAATTTGTGTTATATTCCTTCTTTGCTATCGATCGGTACGAACGGGAGTTACTTAGCAGGGTGGGGACTCCCCTAGAAGGAGTTCTTCCCTCCCAGGAAGCAGATCAACCGTTGCATCTGCTGGGGTTGTCCAACGTACGGACGGACCACCTGGTGTACTGCTCCAGCCccgccttctccttctccaccTCCCTccaaggagaaaacaaaaaaggagtgcaCTGCAACCTTAACTATAATTGGAAgaaacactttttttgtgtacagtACCCACAGCAGAAATACatggatgaaaatttttttctccaaaatggtTACATGCAGAAAAGCAAAGGGGAGAGACAGCACCTTGAGGGGGATATACTGCTGCAGGTCCATTACTTAGTAGGCCAACTTCAAAACAACGGCAAAGTGGACAGACCTATCTATGTAGCCACCATTTTGTTACTGTGGGAGGAACTCCTCACGGTGTTAACCCCTCCACTAGGTACCTTTGCAAAGGTCACTCAACTGGTTAGGCGCATTCATAAAAATCCCAGAttaagagagagaaaaaaaatgcactcaATATTTCGTGTCATTGTAAAACACTCTCCATCTGTgttgtacaaaaatttttttttcatcctcctgtcttttttgaagaagctgTTTTTTTACTTCGTCCGTGTGTGTTTGCACGATTTTGGAGTCTCCATGAGGGGGACACAGATCCAGCGGGGCCACATGAGGGGGACACAGATCCAGCGGGGCCACATGAGGGGGACACAGATTCAGCGGGGCCACATGAGTGGTGGTCCCTTTGGTAAGTATTATTCCCCGCTGGCCACTCCCGCCCAGGTGGGGCCACCACCCCCCTCCTTCTCGCTCTTCCTGCGGtcctttcactttttttacgtcTCCTTCCTCAGCTACGTGAGCACCTTTTTCCTGAGTTTTCTGGACCACCAAATTGCCCTCGACTTGGCGCACTACCTACTATTCCACGCGTAA
- a CDS encoding helicase (putative), whose product IQLDFMRTLYNVLKKSNLTFGEDVRPIYEIIKRNESLQKMLAEEVESELQILNSHICAGAGEVGEEDGDPPQDHIICEMKTGSGKSLSLLTPLVYWLLKHKFDFFLLREDTHLRKEEPEWVKESVTENLLRKFARAQKVQQKRKEADLSILNRYFSISDDKITLKGNLRVEKKQVQVEAHKPGEEDRFDTEGEEETLSDCSVEGPPKKQKHQNVNELNDCCRNSDCRYKKIFKENMLQRRQRRERKKNKIFYDSSSSSGGSSGGEADERHEKQESREKRERREKHVNPVNPVLDNYSLVTKLMNCKNLKINQVKDICMSEQIEVCPYYLSRENLKNADIVLLPYVCILNEHVRRGLKISIRNNVVIFDEAQNIIDSINDSNSASIGYGDIFFCKLILREYAKKYEQVLNNSNLVSIKQVVIYCDLLLSSFRDVKESLVKVTSYIFTSKLDALNLNHISNVLSNSTFCRRIKIFAESYLRKNFPQHVRSHSGGVNTSAIYLLSDYTNKMIRSNRYDYVFLHRGGGTEEEGLPSRVAVPPKGGGPNKRIGFSAEGATHVEGVKRVKKGDSGKMKQCTGEKQQCTAKQQCTAEKQQYTANHQCARLTPQRAADDPHKSDDSRACRDGHADETMSTSMEDLITRRNPKMLHKIEIVSVSSCSNFEKITNDCSNVILIGGTLQPIEEFLLLFMSLNRKEKNKSAKLFLSDYIFKKSNVFCRIVSTNLLTYEPIDNTFKMRNKKTHLLNLAIQIHLLTLTYELKFAMKIVNQCIGRSLRHVDDYSSFFFLDYRFANKEFLDLLPSFIGTHLAASKGDSSLQDQQGGTFLEEKTKLTEIFDDLKRNYSRAFPDIPFAEHNESHWGSFARDVFLLRKFHAGRCAAG is encoded by the exons ATTCAGCTAGACTTCATGAGGACCCTATACAATGtattgaaaaaatcaaatcTGACATTTGGCGAGGACGTCCGTCCGATTTACGAGATTATCAAGAGGAACGAGAGTCTGCAGAAGATGCTGGCAGAAGAGGTGGAGAGCGAGCTGCAGATCCTAAATAGTCACATATGTGCGGGGGCTGGTGAGGTGGGCGAGGAAGACGGGGACCCCCCCCAGGACCATATCATCTGCGAAATGAAGACCGGTTCTGGGAAATCGCTCAGTCTGTTGACGCCACTGGTTTATTG GCTGCTCAAACACAAATTTGATTTCTTCCTGTTGAGGGAAGACACACATCTGCGAAAGGAAG AACCCGAGTGGGTGAAAGAATCCGTCACGGAGAACCTCCTGCGGAAGTTCGCGCGAGCCCAAAAGGTGCAgcagaagaggaaggaggCAGACTTGTCGATCCTGAACCGGTACTTCTCCATTTCTGATGACAAAATAACGTTGAAGGGAAATTtaagagtggaaaaaaaacaggtcCAAGTGGAGGCGCACAAGCCAGGGGAAGAAGACCGCTTCGACACAGAGGGGG AGGAGGAGACCCTGAGCGATTGCTCTGTGGAGGGGCCGCCCAAGAAGCAG AAACACCAAAATGTGAACGAGCTGAACGACTGCTGCCGGAACAGCGATTGTAGGTATAAGAAGATATTTAAGGAAAACATGCTGCAGAGGAGGcaaagaagggaaaggaaaaagaacaaaatctTTTACGACTCCTCGTCATCCAGTGGAGGCAGCAGTGGAGGAGAGGCAGATGAGAGGCATGAGAAGCAAGAGAGTCGTGAGAAGCGTGAGAGGCGTGAGAAGCACGTGAACCCCGTGAACCCCGTGTTGGACAATTACAGCCTAGTGACCAAACTGATGAActgcaaaaatttaaaaataaatcaggTGAAGGATATATGCATGAGTGAACAGATAGAGGTCTGTCCTTACTACCTGAGCAGGGAGAACCTAAAGAATGCAGACATAGTGCTCCTACCCTACGTGTGTATTCTGAATGAACATGTGAGGAGGGgcttaaaaatttcaattagAAATAACGTAGTGATTTTTGATGAGGCACAGAATATCATAGACAGTATCAATGATTCCAATTCAGCATCCATTGGTTATGGGGacatctttttttgtaaattaattttacgAGAGTATGCTAAGAAGTATGAGCAGGTTCTAAACAATAGCAACTTGGTTTCGATTAAGCAGGTCGTTATTTATTGCGATCTGCTGCTGTCCTCCTTCAGAGACGTTAAAGAGAGTCTCGTAAAAGTCACAagctatatttttacatctaAGTTAGATGCACTGAATCTGAATCATATTTCTAACGTTCTTAGTAACTCCACTTTTTGTAgacgaattaaaatttttgcagaATCCTACCTGAGGAAGAACTTCCCCCAACATGTTAGAAGCCACTCAGGAGGAGTCAACACTTCTGCCATTTATCTGCTCAGCGACTACACCAATAAAATGATTAGGTCCAATCGGTACGACTATGTGTTTCTACACAGGGGAGGCGGAACGGAAGAGGAAGGACTGCCTAGCCGAGTAGCTGTAcctccaaagggggggggacccAATAAGCGGATTGGTTTCTCCGCGGAAGGGGCGACACACGTGGAAGGGGTCAAACGAGTGAAGAAGGGTGACTCTGGGAAGATGAAGCAATGCacaggggagaagcagcaatGCACAGCAAAGCAGCAATGTACAGCGGAGAAGCAGCAATATACAGCAAATCACCAATGTGCACGACTGACGCCGCAACGTGCAGCGGATGACCCTCACAAGAGCGACGATTCGAGAGCGTGCAGGGATGGCCACGCCGATGAAACGATGAGCACCTCGATGGAAGACCTAATCACGCGCAGGAACCCAAAAATGCTACACAAAATAGAAATAGTCAGTGTGAGCTCATGCAGcaactttgaaaaaattacgaacgATTGCAGCAACGTCATTCTAATTGGAGGAACTCTGCAACCGATAGAGGAGTTCCTCCTACTCTTCATGAGTCTCAatagaaaggagaaaaacaaatctgCAAAGCTATTTCTATCGGATTACATTTTCAAGAAGAGTAACGTGTTCTGTAGAATAGTCAGCACGAACCTACTGACTTACGAACCCATTGATAATACtttcaaaatgagaaataaaaagacacATCTACTTAACTTAGCCATTCAGATTCACCTCCTCACTCT GACGTACGAGCTCAAGTTTGCCATGAAGATAGTGAATCAGTGTATAGGAAGAAGCCTGCGCCATGTAGATGACtactcctccttcttcttcctggaCTATCGATTCGCCAATAAAGAATTTTTGGACCTGCTCCCTTCGTTCATCGGAACTCACTTGGCTGCTAGCAAGGGTGATTCGTCCCTGCAGGACCAACAGGGAGGTACCTTCTtggaggagaaaacaaaattgacagAAATTTTCGATGACTTGAAGCGCAACTACAGCAGGGCCTTTCCCGATATCCCCTTTGCGGAGCACAACGAGAGTCATTGGGGCAGCTTCGCGCGGGACGTGTTCCTTCTGCGCAAGTTTCACGCGGGCAGGTGCGCCGCTGGGT